The Bacillus sp. B-jedd sequence GGAGCCATCCCGGCGTAATGCGTGTGCGCCTTTTCCTGGCGCGGATCTGGACCAGATCCCTCATGATGGATCACCGAAATCGACGAAGTAATCGCGCCTTGCCGAATTCCATACGACTCCACTGTCCCTTTATGATAATTGGCGCTGAAAACAAAGCGCTGCTCAGAATCCGTGCTCACATGGCAAGGCGGCGAACCCGCTGAAACCTCTGAATGAATCAATTCCAAACCCGACGGCTTTACCGAAAACGCAGCCACACCGCCCTGGTCCCCCTCTTTAATAACCGAATACAAGTATTGCCGGTCTGGGCTCAAGGTCAGATAAGTCGGATTCCCAACCTCCGCCACAACCTCAATATCCGTAACCGCGCCAGCCTCCGTATCCAGCACAATCGAATAAATCCCCTTGCTATCGCCATTCGTATACGTCCCAATATACCCCTTAAACCTACTCACACAAATCCGCCCCTTCCAAACAAATGCATTAATCTCTATTCTACAAAAAACTCCGCGAAATAGGAACTTTCCGAACCCCTCTCTTCTGGCAAAAGGAAAACCTTTCGTGTCGCGGACAATCCCAGTTGCATCTTGCTCCCGCCATCTCCATTCTATGGTAAGGGTACTAACCGCATCTTTCTGACCATATTCTTTTAGAAGAATATAACAAAAAGAGATGTAAAGTGGGTGGGAAGTTTGAGGGTTCGTTTGCGGCCGATTGTGAGCGGAGTTAATTTGCCTACTGTTATTAAGATGGCGGTTTTGCCGGGTGAGTCGGTTGAGAGGTTATTTATTGCCTCACAGGTTGGGGAGATTTATTATATCGGGAACGGAAATGTGAGGACCTTTTTGGATATTCGCCCGCGGATTATAAAGCTCGGTACGTCAGGCGGCGGCTATGACGAACGGGGGCTGATCGGACTTGCGTTTCATCCGGATTTTACGAGGAACGGCCTGTTTTATCTGCATTATTCTGTCGCCGGAACACAAGGCCCTGGCGCTCTTTCCGGCCCTTTTCAGCCTAATCCGTGCGATCCCGGCACATTGAACCTCAGATGGATAAACAGAGACACACAATACGATCACATCAATACAGTGGAAGAATGGATGCTGCAATCAAATGGCCCGCCACAGAAACGGCGCGCGCTGCTTAACATCAGAAGGCCATTTTTTAATCATAACGGAGTCAATAGTTTAAACTTTTCACCCGAAACAGGAAAGCTTGTTTTAACTACAGGGGACGGCGGCGCGGGCTATGACCCATTTAACTTGGCCCAGGACGATTTGGAAATCGCGGGCAAAATCATTGAAATCGATGTCGGCAAAAATACATTTGTCGCCAATCCGCCTGTCGTCACGCGATTCAACGAACTGCCAACAGCCATCCAGGAAACCCTTACGGTCATCGCCAAAGGAGTCCGGAATATACCAGGTATCTCATTTCAAAGCTTCCAAAACCAATTTATGAAATATGCAGGCATTGTCGGACAAGACTTTGCAGAATCCATTTTCTCCTTCATTCAATATAAGCCCATCCCGGTTACCCAGCTTGTCGGAGCCTCACTATTGAACGCTGAACTCGGCAATAATTTAATTAACTTCGGTTGGCGCGGATGGGAAGGCGCTTTTCCTACACCAGTTTTACAAGGCTGCCCCGGCAATCCGTCCCTCGATTCGCATACAATCGCCTATTTCACTGAAGCACTCACAACGTCCGTCAGACGCTTGCCGCCATTAACCACTTATTATCATAATGATGCCCGCCCAGGTAAATTTGGCGGAACCGCCCTGACAGGAGTGCAAGCCTATAGCGGAACCGGTATCCCCGCGTTAACCGGAAGCGTCGTCTTCACCGACCTGGCCAGAAAAGGCTCCTCCCCTGTCAGAGGCGTTTTAGCATATACCACTGCCAGAACAGACGGAAAACTAAACGACTACGAAGTAATCGAAATCGACCACCAATTCGGCTCCCAATCCGCCTACTACGTCAGCCTCGGTGCGAACCAAAACCAGACCAAACTCTACCTGGGCACCTACAACTCAATGAAAGTAACCGATCTTAACCAAGGGACAATCTATGAAGTTATCTCCTAAAGCTAAGCGACAAATTATAGCCCTCATCTATAGTGGGGGCTATTTGTCATGCCTGCTTTTTCACTATCAAAAAAATTTTTGCATTTATTTCGTTCTCTATTAAATTCTATTTGTTTTATATAATGAACGATATAATGAGCATTTAAGAGAAAACTGGCGATTTACTATTATTTCACGCCCATTTTGGATCTATTTGGCAGTAAATGCGATTTTATTTAAGTTTTTTAGTATATTATAATGAACTTGTAAGTTCACTATATAGAACAATCTGGACTAAAAAGGAGCGGAGGGTGGTGAAAATGAAGAGAATCGCAGCGCTTAGTTTTTTTGCACTTATGATGGCAGGAGTAGGAACTACATATGCTTTTTCGAACAGTGGAGAAGCGATTCCGACTTGGTTTAAACAATCTCTTGACCAACGAATCAACGAGATAAAAGACGAGACATCAGGCAAAACAGGGATAGCAATAATAAGCTTATCAACAGACACGCAACTCGAAAAACAAAATGCTGAAAATCAAATATTAAATTTTAAATTAAACGAAGTAGGAAATGGAAAAAAAGCGATTAATGAACATAAAGACCATTCTATTCAACAGCTACACGAAGCAAAAGAACAGTTAACGATACAGCATAAACAGAAAATGAAACAGTATAAAGAACAACTTAAAGAACGAGAAGCAGCTCAGATTAAAATGGATACTATTGCTATTCTATCGGATCTTTTGGAAGTAATCGAAGAATAAAATTAATCCACCCTAATCAGGTCTAGAACAAATAACCTATTATTCGAAAGGATGAGTTTAATCTTGAAATCACTTAAAACAAAAGTCGTAACAGGGGTCGTAACGGTAGGTTTATTATCAGGAGTAGGGGCAACATTTGCCAACACAGATGCAGGTGTTGTTCTAAAGGCATGGTATGATAAACAATTTGTGAAGTCAGCTGCTTTTATCCAGTCAGAAACAACAGCATATGGTAATGAGAAGGCTGAAGCGTATTACAAGGAGTATAATGCTTTAAAAACTGAGGCTACAAACAGCATCAATACAACGAAGACCCAGAAACAAAACGCAGCCAAAGCAGAGATCAATGCTGCTAAGAACAAGCATCTAATTGACATAAAAAACAAAAAGGCCGAAATATTAGCCTATATGGATGATCAATTCGATTCTATTTCTGCAGATGCTCAAACTGCGATTAACAGTGCCGGTGAAAAAACATTATCCGAAAAATACGGTGATTTAACAACACATACAGAAAGCAAGGGGTGGGATGCTTATGTAGACATGAATTCACAACTTGCTTCAGTTGAATTTGATGCGATTAGAGCCTTGGAAGATTCGATTTATTATGCAAAACAGGATTTAGTAAAGCAATTGAATGCTGAAACTTCAGCAACAACACAGGAAATTAAAGATGCAATCGATGCGAAAATGGCGGAACTTCGGTCTTTAATATCTACTAAAAAGGATGAATTAGTAGCCGCACAGCAAGAATTTATCTCTAAAGAAGCACAAGACCGCGTAAATAAGGCCAAGGCAGACCTCGACGCTACAGTTATTGATAATATTAACACCGATTATTAAACCTATCATGAGGGCCTCAATTCTTTAGAGGCCCTCATGGTAAAGATGGAGGGCTTTCAAAATGTTCCAGAAAGACCAAAATAATAAAAAGAGCAAATTAAGTTTAAAATTTCTGATTGGAGTTCTGCTTTTGAGCTGCATCATTATTAGCAATATCGGAGTTGCATATGCTGATCAGGATATTCACTCTCTTTTGGCTAATTGGTTTAATAAAAATGGACAAGAGTCCATAAGCGAAATTGAAAAAGCCATCGAAGAAGAAAAAGTAAAACAAAGGATTCGTTTAAAGGAAGAACTGCAATTGGAACTGAAGAACTCCGCTCAGCTGTTAAAACAGTATACGGAAGATGAAAAGAATAAAAGAATTATTGCCTTACAACAGTATGCAGACCAGTTAATTAAGGAAATGAAGCTCGAAAACAACCAAGCCGAAAAACAAAGGATTTCCGCCGAAATGGATAATGAAGTTCAAAAAGCGATCAAAGAACTAGAAAAAATAAAGCCAAAAGCAAAGTAATTCTATAGTGATCCAATGAATAGTTCGGTAACGACAAACCCCTCTTCCCACTTCATATTTAGTGATAATACGACTCTACTTAAATATCTGATAGGCAAACAGGTTTTAAGGGATTTTTTTTGGCCGGTACTGTACATACATAAAAATTGGCTTTTACAAAATTTCAATATGGAAAGAAAAGGATGAAAACGGCTCCGGAGTTTTTCTGGGCCGGTATTTCTCTTTTTTCTTTGCCCTTTATGCAATAAGCCAGCATGCTTTACCCTCCATCCAATTCATACCGTATTCGGAGCTATACAATCACAGTGAAACACTGGAACAGCCCCCTCCCTCACACTCAAAATTCCCACATAAGAAATCATTCCCCCCCGAGCGCAACCTTTTACACAATTCAGCAATTTCCGCACTTTAAAATTGAAAACACTAGTTTCATAGTGTTAATATGGAAGCATATGTAAAAAAGTGCATAAAATTCATAAAAGGGGGTGATTGAATGTTTTGTTCTAATTGTGGAGCAAAAATTGAGGAAGGTGATAGATTTTGCCCATCATGCGGCAAAGCAGTTGTGGCCGTAAACACAGGGGTCTCCTACAGATCATCGGATGCAGTGTCTGGCGACCATGAAGTACGGACTTTTGTTGGAAAAAAGGCCGATTATTATTTGCGGAAATGGAACAATCCAAAAAATAAAGGGAGCAATATGGGCTGGAACTGGGCAGCCTTTTTAGCCGGGATGTTCTGGCTGGGCTACCGGAAAATGTACAAACTCGTGTTAATCATTTTGGGCGCTTTTGTAGTTTTTGATATTATTTCGTATATTATTAACAATCCAGCTATGGACAAAATAAATAACACATTAGGCTTAGTCGTTGCTGCCATTTTGGGGATTTCCGGAAACTACCATTATTATTTACATGCACAAAAAAACATTGAGGATGTTAAAAACCAATTCCCTAATAACTTGCAAGAACAGGAAGCTGCTTTACGCAAACGGGGAGGTTCAAGCTGGGGCGGAGTATTCATCGTCCTAGGTTTGTTTGTTGTGTATTTTATAATTAATTTAGTGTTAGCCGGTATTTTTGAGGCGGCTTAATCCTTATAAACAAACTTGATAAGAATGTTGCAAAAAACTGCAGGCGTTTCCCAATTGAGAAGATTAATAAGGAGCTCAGATCCCAATAAAGGTCTGGCTCCTTATCTATTTCTAAAAGCTTTTGGCAAAATCGAATTCCCAATAAAAAGACAAAAATTTGTCAAGAGTTGGACATCACCCTGCAACAATTATAGCGTCATTTCGCACGAAAACAATGTGATAATAGTGTTAACCACAATAAACGAAAGGATGGCTTAGCATGGAAATCACATTAGAACAAATGTTAAAAGAACGCCCGGGAATGAGTATTCTTCAGCTAAAGAAAGCCCTACTCATCCAACAAAAAAACGGCTACATGTATATTGACGCTGATATCGCACCCCTTGAACTGCATCAACCATTTACATACGAATACACACTACTAAGCTCATCTTATTAAAAACTACATAGATTAAGAGTCTCAAAGCCTTCCGCTCCATCCAGCCGGCTTTTCAAAATTGACTATAACTTTCTTTAGAGCCCGAACGGCCGCACCCCCACCGCTGTTCGGGCTCTAAGTCGCCATTTACTGCCCGAACGGCCACTTGCCCACTGCCACTCGGGCACTAAGTCCTCATTTACTGCCCGAAGGACCACCTGCCCACCGCGGTTCGGGCTCTAAGTCGTCCTTTACAGCCCGAAGGACCAACTGCCAACCACTGTTCGGGCTCTAAGTCGCCATTTACTGCCCGAAGGACCACCTGCCCACCGCTGTTCGGGCTCTAAGTCGCCATTTACTGCCCGAACGGCCACTTGCCCACCGCGGTTCGGGCACTAAGTCTTCATTTACAGCTCGAAGGATCACCTGACCACTGCTGTACGAGTCAAGTCCTTTATTATGTGTAAAAAGAAAATCAATGTTAGTCAATCAATATAGTGGTTTGTTTTATGTTTGAATATTCAGTCAGGGGAGGGGCGGGGAGCCCCTCTCCTGACTGAAAGTTTTTTAAAAATTTCTCCTGCTTTTTTTAATTCTGGTTTGCGTCCTTAAGGAACGGCTTTCCATCCCAACCCTCTTCAATTTGCATAAGTACTGAGCCAATGATCCTGATTGCGGATTGATCATGAGGAAATATCGTAATGACTCTTTCTCTTCTCCTTATTTCCCTGTTCAAGCGTTCCAGCATATTCGTCGACTTAACATGCTTATGATGAATCAAGGG is a genomic window containing:
- a CDS encoding DUF2628 domain-containing protein; translated protein: MFCSNCGAKIEEGDRFCPSCGKAVVAVNTGVSYRSSDAVSGDHEVRTFVGKKADYYLRKWNNPKNKGSNMGWNWAAFLAGMFWLGYRKMYKLVLIILGAFVVFDIISYIINNPAMDKINNTLGLVVAAILGISGNYHYYLHAQKNIEDVKNQFPNNLQEQEAALRKRGGSSWGGVFIVLGLFVVYFIINLVLAGIFEAA
- a CDS encoding PQQ-dependent sugar dehydrogenase — translated: MGSLRVRLRPIVSGVNLPTVIKMAVLPGESVERLFIASQVGEIYYIGNGNVRTFLDIRPRIIKLGTSGGGYDERGLIGLAFHPDFTRNGLFYLHYSVAGTQGPGALSGPFQPNPCDPGTLNLRWINRDTQYDHINTVEEWMLQSNGPPQKRRALLNIRRPFFNHNGVNSLNFSPETGKLVLTTGDGGAGYDPFNLAQDDLEIAGKIIEIDVGKNTFVANPPVVTRFNELPTAIQETLTVIAKGVRNIPGISFQSFQNQFMKYAGIVGQDFAESIFSFIQYKPIPVTQLVGASLLNAELGNNLINFGWRGWEGAFPTPVLQGCPGNPSLDSHTIAYFTEALTTSVRRLPPLTTYYHNDARPGKFGGTALTGVQAYSGTGIPALTGSVVFTDLARKGSSPVRGVLAYTTARTDGKLNDYEVIEIDHQFGSQSAYYVSLGANQNQTKLYLGTYNSMKVTDLNQGTIYEVIS